The Fusarium musae strain F31 chromosome 10, whole genome shotgun sequence genome window below encodes:
- a CDS encoding hypothetical protein (EggNog:ENOG41~antiSMASH:Cluster_10.3): MYSRVTSRTVGLDDWLVLAALFFALMMIGPLYMFMKLNYWGFHERDVPKDLDLAAGFWWNFLVQMFYNPVLALVKASILVFLLRLGGHKTNVRYAIYGLNIFNAAHAVAIFFTALFQCWPIEANWDMPLRKEPGVHCISNWFHVIASCITIVTDFLVVALPFWIFLGLTMRWATKIAVLSVFLLGSVVGVIGIIRVISIYHQLVEGPRPGEDTFYSVLPVWGAVETNLAIICASVPALRPLFRRWFPALFGGSSDAPSGTPYGGRYANNSRGTGGMRSHNHDDIRLKDLRVSRTQHTEIRSVSPTGSEEEIMTYNGIMRTTNVQVAYENASKATVSESRTSSEIRFESKASEVRSGI; encoded by the exons ATGTACAGTCGCGTGACTTCACGGACTGTCGGATTAG ATGACTGGCTCGTGCTGGCAGCTTTG TTCTTtgctttgatgatgattgggCCTCTTTACATGT TCATGAAGCTCAACTACTGGGGATTCCACGAGCGAGATGTCCCAAAAGACCTCGATCTTGCCGCTGGCTTCTGGTGGAACTTTCTTGTGCAGATGTTCTACAACCCTGTCTTGGCACTCGTCAAAGCCTCGATTCTAGTGTTCCTCCTTCGTTTGGGTGGTCATAAAACCAACGTTCGATACGCCATATACGGGCTCAATATTTTCAATGCTGCGCATGCTGtagccatcttcttcacagcTCTCTTCCAATGCTGGCCCATTGAGGCCAATTGGGATATGCCCCTACGAAAAGAACCTGGCGTTCATTGCATCAGCAACTGGTTCCATGTCATTGCATCTTGCATCACAATCGTGACAGACTTCCTGGTCGTTGCACTCCCTTTCTGGATCTTCCTTGGCTTGACCATGCGATGGGCGACCAAGATTGCTGTCCTGAGTGTGTTTCTGTTGGGTAGCGT AGTCGGTGTCATCGGCATCATCCGTGTCATTTCCATCTATCACCAACTCGTCGAAGGGCCGAGGCCCGGCGAAGACACCTTTTATTCCGTCCTTCCTGTCTGGGGCGCCGTCGAAACAAACCTCGCCATCATCTGCGCTTCGGTCCCCGCTCTCCGACCGCTTTTCCGGCGATGGTTCCCTGCTCTCTTCGGAGGAAGCTCAGACGCACCATCTGGAACTCCATACGGCGGCCGATATGCCAACAACTCCCGCGGGACCGGTGGCATGCGATCACATAACCACGATGATATTCGCCTCAAAGATCTTCGGGTTTCGCGGACTCAACATACTGAGATTCGTAGTGTTTCGCCGACCGGATCCGAGGAAGAGATCATGACATATAATGGAATTATGCGGACTACGAATGTTCAGGTTGCATATGAGAATGCTTCAAAGGCCACTGTATCGGAGTCGAGGACTTCCAGTGAGATACGCTTTGAAAGCAAGGCGTCAGAGGTTAGGTCTGGGATTTAA
- a CDS encoding hypothetical protein (EggNog:ENOG41~antiSMASH:Cluster_10.3), translating to MFNSQKPKKPVAGNKGPAAPAQRPPSGRPPAGRPVQPAQRPAQTAQRPQPAQRQSQPAQRPAQRPAQRPAGYQPVTAPRPVAGAPVVGRQPAPNHGMQMTQMKKPQQASRPPNKKPAPVQGHKVGPLKGHAPQGGGRPVQGYHPGHPQHAYPQQTHKKSSSNMKYAAGGAAAGAAGAGAAVYFLNNDSNEPTYVINNYDNSQGTENITYTEYNQSQYNQYEGDYIDNGDYRYDSDGDRQYSPNSPDDDNRYYDNDHDQHANDTNYGNQYDSDQVDTSQVISKTMAMETTMVMMATMTVVAATVAANATIAANVITVATAMAVVDAAVMTMARTVAVDAS from the exons ATGTTCAA TAGTCAAAAGCCCAAAAAGCCCGTTGCTGGCAACAAAGGCCCAGCGGCTCCCGCACAACGCCCTCCGTCCGGACGTCCCCCAGCTGGCCGACCTGTCCAACCCGCCCAGAGACCTGCTCAAACTGCCCAACGACCTCAGCCCGCTCAACGACAGTCACAGCCTGCCCAGAGGCCTGCCCAGCGGCCTGCTCAACGCCCAGCTGGCTATCAACCAGTGACTGCTCCGAGACCAGTTGCAGGTGCTCCTGTTGTCGGAAGACAACCTGCTCCGAATCATGGAATGCAGATGACCCAAATGAAGAAACCACAGCAAGCTTCCCGCCCTCCAAACAAGAAACCAGCTCCTGTTCAAGGGCATAAAGTTGGGCCACTGAAGGGTCATGCTCCGCAAGGTGGTGGCCGGCCAGTCCAAGGCTACCATCCCGGCCATCCCCAGCATGCTTACCCCCAACAAACCCACAAGAAGAGTTCGTCAAACATGAAGTATGCAGCTGGAGGTGCTGCCGCCGGTGCGGCTGGTGCAGGAGCAGCCGTGTACTTCCTGAATAACGACTCGAACGAGCCCACCTACGTGATCAACAACTACGACAACAGTCAGGGCACAGAGAACATCACCTATACTGAGTACAACCAATCTCAGTATAACCAATACGAAGGTGATTACATAGACAATGGAGACTATCGGTATGATAGCGATGGTGATCGCCAATACTCTCCAAACAGTCCGGATGACGATAATCGCTACTACGATAATGATCACGACCAGCACGCTAATGACACAAACTACGGTAACCAATATGACAGTGATCAAGTGGATACATC CCAAGTGATCAGCAAGACTATGGCAATGGAAACAACAATGGTAATGATGGCAACGATGACTGTTGTAGCTGCGACAGTTGCTGCGAATGCGACAATTGCTGCGAATGTGATAACTGTTGCGACTGCGATGGCTGTTGTGGATGCTGCGGTGATGACAATGGCAAGGACGGTGGCGGTGGATGCGTCGTAA